A window of the Juglans microcarpa x Juglans regia isolate MS1-56 chromosome 5D, Jm3101_v1.0, whole genome shotgun sequence genome harbors these coding sequences:
- the LOC121265756 gene encoding G-type lectin S-receptor-like serine/threonine-protein kinase At1g11410 has protein sequence MSSPSKQLLTPLLLLSLLFQISVSLDTITPDEPLKDGHILVSHRETFALGFFSPANSSRRYVGIWYNKVPLKTVVWVANRDDPLDDTAGIISIDGHGNLVITETNRSIPIWSTNASIVSANHSMARLLDTGNLVLVHPETQSNIWQSFDFPTDTLLPFMKFGLDRRTGLNRFLTSWKSKDDPGTGNCTYAIDPTGYPQLFLYEGGAPLWRGGSWTGQRWSGVPEMTRNYIFNSSYVDNQDEITIEYGVTVPNVFTRMMVEEPGVVKRSTWHETGWVGFWSAPKEKCDNYQECGPNSYCDPNNVEKFECTCLPGFEPKSARDWFLRDGSGGCVRNQGEFTCNSGEGFVKLARVKVPDTSIARADLSLSLKECEQECMKNCTCTAYTNENETKGGIGCLTWHGNLEDTRVYSNGGHYLYLRVDAATLGEYAKKNDLLQNKGNLTILVVFVAVMLLIVASIVYWFIMRKIKEKRQSKYTFGITSAAASFEESSTRRELDGSTINTDLQFFELSKIVAATDNFSVSNKLGEGGFGLVYKGCLYNRKEIAVKRLSKYSRQGIEEFKNEVAIIAKLQHRNLVRILGYCVQGEEKMLIYEYLPNRSLDTFIFGISSFHICFLMLLLLVASAYLPSKSSKYMLSLHLDGTKRSLLDWGKCFDIICGIARGILYLHQDSRLRIIHRDIKASNVLLDNAMHPKIADFGMAIIVEGESGDQIEANTNRVVGT, from the exons ATGTCCTCTCCTTCTAAACAGTTATTGACTCCATtattgcttctctctctccttttccaaataAGCGTTTCCTTAGACACCATAACGCCGGACGAGCCTCTTAAAGACGGTCACATCCTCGTCTCCCACCGAGAAACGTTTGCACTTGGGTTTTTCAGTCCTGCAAATTCTAGCCGTCGCTACGTCGGGATTTGGTATAACAAAGTGCCACTAAAAACGGTTGTTTGGGTCGCTAACAGAGACGACCCTCTCGACGACACTGCCGGTATAATCTCCATCGACGGTCATGGAAACCTCGTCATCACTGAGACGAACCGAAGCATCCCTATCTGGTCTACCAACGCCTCTATTGTCTCCGCGAACCATTCCATGGCTAGGCTCTTGGACACCGGGAACCTCGTTTTGGTTCATCCAGAAACCCAGAGCAATATATGGCAGAGCTTCGACTTTCCGACCGACACTTTGCTTCCGTTTATGAAATTCGGGCTCGATCGCCGTACTGGGCTGAACCGGTTCTTGACATCTTGGAAGTCCAAAGATGACCCAGGAACCGGCAACTGCACCTATGCGATTGATCCAACCGGGTATCCGCAGCTGTTCTTATACGAGGGTGGGGCTCCTTTGTGGCGGGGCGGATCATGGACCGGACAAAGATGGAGCGGCGTACCCGAAATGACACGGAATTACATCTTCAACAGCAGCTACGTGGATAATCAAGATGAGATCACCATTGAATACGGTGTCACTGTACCTAATGTTTTCACTAGAATGATGGTGGAGGAACCTGGGGTTGTGAAGCGGTCTACTTGGCACGAGACCGGGTGGGTCGGGTTTTGGTCCGCCCCGAAAGAGAAGTGCGATAACTACCAAGAATGCGGTCCAAACAGTTACTGTGACCCGAACAACGTGGAAAAGTTTGAGTGCACGTGCTTGCCCGGGTTTGAACCCAAGTCGGCCCGTGATTGGTTCTTGAGAGATGGGTCGGGCGGGTGCGTGAGGAATCAAGGAGAGTTCACGTGCAACAGCGGAGAAGGGTTCGTGAAGCTTGCACGTGTGAAGGTGCCGGATACCTCAATAGCACGCGCGGACTTGAGTCTGTCATTGAAAGAATGCGAGCAAGAGTGCATGAAGAATTGTACTTGTACGGCATACACAAATGAAAACGAGACAAAGGGAGGGATTGGGTGCCTCACATGGCACGGCAACTTGGAAGACACGAGAGTTTATTCAAATGGAGGACATTATTTATATCTACGCGTGGATGCAGCTACGTTAG gtgAATATGCAAAGAAGAATGATCTTCTTCAAAATAAGGGAAACCTGACGATTCTTGTAGTTTTTGTTGCAGTAATGCTCCTTATTGTGGCTTCCATTGTGTATTGGTTCATAATGAGGAAGATAAAGG AGAAAAGACAAAGCAAGTATACTTTTGGCATTACCTCCGCTGCAGCAAGCTTTGAAGAATCTTCAACTAGAAGGGAGCTTGATGGAAGTACAATAAATACAGATTTACAATTCTTTGAGCTAAGTAAGATAGTTGCAGCCACGGATAACTTCTCTGTTTCTAACAAGCTAGGAGAAGGTGGTTTTGGATTAGTGTATAAG GGTTGCTTATACAATAGAAAGGAAATAGCAGTGAAAAGGCTATCAAAGTACTCAAGACAAGGCATTGAAGAGTTCAAGAATGAAGTTGCAATCATTGCTAAACTTCAACACAGGAACCTTGTGAGGATTCTTGGTTATTGCGTTCAGGGAGAAGAAAAGATGTTAATCTATGAATACTTGCCAAACAGAAGCTTGGACACTTTCATTTTTGGTATCTCTTCTTTTCACATATGCTTCTTGATGTTGCTTCTTCTTGTAGCTTCAGCATACCTACCAAGCAAATCATCTAAATATATGTTATCTCTTCATTTAGATGGAACAAAAAGGTCATTATTAGATTGGGGCAAATGCTTCGATATTATTTGTGGGATTGCTCGAGGGATCTTATATCTTCATCAAGACTCAAGATTAAGGATTATCCACAGAGATATAAAGGCCAGCAATGTTCTACTTGACAATGCAATGCATCCAAAAATTGCGGATTTTGGTATGGCTATAATTGTTGAAGGGGAGTCAGGGGACCAAATTGAAGCAAATACAAATCGTGTAGTCGGAACATAG